The Paenibacillus sp. J23TS9 genome includes a window with the following:
- a CDS encoding homocysteine synthase — protein sequence MSNERPLSFETLAVHAGQEIDPTTLSRAVPLYQTTSYGFKDTDHAANLFALKEFGNIYTRLMNPTTDVFEQRVAALEGGVGALATSSGQAAITFSVLNIAGAGDEIVSSSTLYGGTYNLFSTTLAKLGIKVHFVDASDPENFRAAINENTKALYAETIGNPKGDVLDIEAVANIAHEHGVPLILDNTFPSPYLLRPIEHGADVVVHSATKFIGGHGTSIGGVIVDGGKFDWAKSGKFPGLTEPDPSYHGVVYTEAVGPMAYIIKARVQLLRDMGATISPFNSWMLLQGLETLHLRMDRHSSNALQVAQYLESHDAVEWVSYAGLPSHPSYELAQKYLPKGQGAILTFGIKGGKEAGRKVIENVKLFSHLANVGDSKSLIIHPASTTHQQLSEEEQIAAGVNPEMLRLSIGTEAIDDILYDLEQAITASQQ from the coding sequence ATGTCCAACGAACGCCCATTATCATTTGAAACCTTAGCCGTGCATGCGGGCCAGGAAATTGACCCAACGACGCTTTCCCGCGCAGTGCCGCTGTATCAAACAACTTCATATGGCTTCAAAGATACTGATCATGCAGCCAATTTGTTTGCGCTGAAGGAATTCGGCAATATTTATACACGCTTGATGAATCCGACAACCGATGTGTTTGAGCAGCGCGTGGCTGCACTGGAAGGCGGGGTTGGCGCATTGGCGACTTCATCCGGACAGGCGGCAATCACCTTCTCCGTACTGAATATCGCTGGCGCAGGTGATGAGATCGTATCATCCTCCACGCTGTATGGCGGCACGTATAACCTGTTCTCTACTACACTGGCAAAGCTCGGTATTAAGGTGCATTTCGTCGATGCAAGCGATCCGGAGAACTTCCGCGCAGCAATCAACGAGAATACCAAAGCATTATATGCCGAAACGATTGGTAACCCTAAAGGGGATGTGCTGGATATTGAGGCTGTTGCCAATATCGCTCATGAGCATGGTGTTCCGCTGATCCTGGATAATACCTTCCCAAGCCCGTATCTGCTGCGTCCGATTGAGCATGGTGCGGATGTTGTCGTGCATTCGGCTACCAAATTCATCGGCGGCCATGGTACATCCATTGGCGGCGTGATTGTGGACGGCGGTAAATTCGACTGGGCAAAGAGCGGTAAATTTCCGGGACTGACTGAACCGGATCCAAGCTACCATGGCGTCGTATATACGGAAGCTGTTGGACCAATGGCTTATATTATCAAAGCACGCGTACAGCTGCTTCGTGACATGGGTGCCACGATTTCGCCATTCAACTCATGGATGCTGCTGCAGGGACTTGAAACATTGCATCTTCGCATGGATCGTCACAGCTCAAACGCCCTTCAGGTTGCGCAGTATCTGGAAAGCCATGATGCGGTGGAGTGGGTAAGCTATGCAGGGCTTCCAAGTCATCCATCTTATGAGCTGGCACAGAAGTATCTGCCTAAGGGACAGGGTGCGATCCTGACGTTTGGCATCAAGGGCGGAAAAGAAGCGGGACGCAAAGTCATTGAGAACGTTAAGCTGTTCTCCCACCTCGCCAACGTAGGTGATTCCAAGTCTCTCATCATTCACCCGGCGAGCACAACGCATCAACAGCTGTCCGAGGAAGAGCAAATTGCAGCCGGAGTCAATCCGGAAATGCTGCGTTTGTCCATCGGTACGGAAGCCATCGATGATATTTTGTATGATCTGGAGCAGGCAATTACAGCCAGCCAGCAATAA
- a CDS encoding metal-dependent hydrolase: MFAGHFGLAAAVKSRQPETPLWALMLGTQLLDVIFVPLLLTGVETIVPVGEGGYGASVIHADYTHSLVGALLIALLASVFAWKIWGKRSGVVMGTLVFSHWLLDFLVHRSDLPIFPGNLGQLPFLGLGLWKWPYISILLEILLIAAGSVMYYRSLQTRAKADTGSVAGNSRSGRALWTSIIMAGLLVLSLVSDLLGMG, translated from the coding sequence ATGTTTGCAGGACATTTTGGTCTCGCCGCAGCCGTGAAATCCAGACAGCCTGAGACGCCGCTATGGGCTTTAATGCTTGGTACGCAGCTGCTGGATGTCATTTTTGTGCCTCTGCTTCTGACTGGAGTTGAGACCATCGTTCCCGTCGGGGAAGGAGGATACGGCGCATCGGTTATTCACGCGGATTATACACATTCCTTGGTCGGAGCATTGCTTATCGCCCTTCTTGCCAGTGTATTCGCCTGGAAGATCTGGGGTAAACGGAGTGGGGTTGTGATGGGCACTCTGGTATTTAGCCATTGGCTGCTTGATTTCTTGGTACACCGCAGTGATCTGCCCATATTTCCGGGGAACCTGGGGCAATTGCCGTTCCTGGGTCTCGGACTATGGAAATGGCCTTATATTAGTATATTATTAGAGATTCTTCTCATTGCCGCGGGCTCTGTGATGTACTACCGCTCTTTACAGACACGGGCTAAAGCTGACACGGGCAGCGTAGCGGGAAATTCACGATCAGGCCGAGCCCTTTGGACGAGTATAATTATGGCTGGACTGCTGGTATTATCACTGGTATCCGACCTGCTGGGAATGGGCTGA
- a CDS encoding TetR/AcrR family transcriptional regulator encodes MPRKKHVRSEDTKRDILNAAGQLFAARGYDAVTMREIAKEANCSHTTIYIYFEDKEALLNQLSMPSLLGLQQTIRDLLLEEGEPESILKRISQLFIRFCLLNRNMYRIFFEIKSVRVDEVSPEMEINQIRNLLFAQLMQAVRNCTGLKDGSERLLASTRIYFYMLHGIVGTYQYSEETAEELIQRLADTFDEAFEVLLLGFREKKSIG; translated from the coding sequence ATGCCTAGAAAAAAGCATGTTCGATCGGAGGACACCAAGCGGGATATATTGAACGCTGCCGGCCAGCTGTTTGCAGCCAGGGGATATGATGCAGTAACCATGCGCGAAATTGCGAAGGAGGCGAATTGTTCACACACGACGATTTACATTTATTTTGAGGATAAGGAGGCATTGCTGAACCAGCTTTCCATGCCTTCATTACTGGGACTACAACAGACGATCAGGGATTTACTGCTGGAAGAAGGGGAACCGGAATCGATTTTAAAACGCATCAGTCAGCTCTTTATCCGGTTTTGTCTGTTGAACCGAAATATGTACAGAATATTTTTTGAGATTAAATCCGTTCGTGTGGATGAAGTCTCTCCGGAAATGGAGATTAACCAGATCAGGAATTTGCTGTTCGCTCAGTTGATGCAGGCAGTAAGGAATTGCACAGGCTTAAAGGATGGAAGTGAGCGCCTGCTTGCCAGCACCCGTATTTATTTTTACATGCTTCACGGTATTGTGGGAACCTATCAATATTCCGAGGAGACGGCAGAGGAGCTAATACAGCGTCTGGCAGATACCTTTGATGAGGCATTTGAGGTTCTACTGCTTGGTTTTCGGGAGAAAAAATCAATCGGATAG
- a CDS encoding MarR family winged helix-turn-helix transcriptional regulator, whose product MHSSSKELANRYCELMDRLPRLIDYTGIVRQMKLSTTEAFILQYLQNNGSQRGTDIVKVTGLTTSAITQICDKLVQEELIERNRSETDRRYVNITITGKGSHVLKQLSDMSSERIVETVDQFTNEETDELLETIRQLGELIKYQRNHRE is encoded by the coding sequence TTGCATTCTTCATCCAAAGAACTAGCTAACCGATATTGTGAACTTATGGATAGGCTGCCGCGTCTTATTGACTATACGGGTATTGTCCGGCAGATGAAGCTAAGCACTACTGAAGCGTTCATTCTGCAATATCTGCAAAATAACGGCAGTCAGCGCGGCACAGACATTGTGAAAGTGACAGGTCTAACGACAAGCGCTATAACGCAAATTTGCGACAAGCTGGTACAAGAAGAGCTGATTGAACGCAACCGCTCTGAAACAGACCGGCGCTACGTGAACATTACGATTACGGGCAAAGGCTCGCATGTTCTTAAACAATTGTCCGATATGAGCTCGGAACGAATTGTTGAAACGGTGGATCAATTTACAAATGAAGAGACGGACGAGCTGCTTGAGACCATTCGCCAGCTGGGCGAGTTGATCAAGTACCAGCGGAACCACCGCGAATAA
- the rocF gene encoding arginase produces MVQQSISIIRVPFGLGAGRPGSENGPDSILKFGLVKKLQGLGYEVEADQCIRLPDGVHSQAGTKMKHFEEVLAVSGQLGEAAYETVAAGHIPLVLGGDHSIAMGSLAGLTRHYSNMGVIWVDAHSDLNTELTSPSGNMHGISLAVGLGLSHIKLRQIVEGAVPLKPENCVIIGARDLDRDEKALIRSTGLTCFTMHEIDRLGIEKVVLEALRIAGNGTDGVHLSFDIDSVDPIEAPGTGTPVRGGLSYREAHLSLELLSESGRITSAEFVEVNPLLDRNNQTSKLAVELIGSLFGSRIL; encoded by the coding sequence ATGGTTCAGCAATCCATTTCAATCATCCGGGTACCGTTTGGGTTAGGCGCAGGGCGGCCCGGAAGCGAGAACGGTCCGGATAGCATATTAAAATTCGGCCTGGTGAAAAAGCTGCAGGGTCTTGGATATGAAGTTGAGGCGGATCAATGCATCCGCCTTCCAGATGGTGTCCATTCCCAGGCGGGAACCAAAATGAAGCATTTCGAGGAAGTATTGGCCGTGTCCGGCCAGCTTGGAGAGGCTGCCTACGAGACTGTGGCTGCCGGACATATTCCGCTGGTTCTGGGTGGCGATCACAGTATTGCGATGGGGTCTTTGGCCGGATTAACGCGGCATTACAGCAATATGGGCGTGATCTGGGTCGATGCGCACTCGGATTTGAATACGGAATTGACAAGTCCATCAGGGAACATGCATGGCATTTCCCTTGCGGTCGGTCTGGGACTTTCTCATATCAAGCTGAGGCAGATCGTGGAAGGCGCAGTACCCTTAAAACCCGAAAACTGTGTGATTATTGGAGCCAGAGATTTGGATCGGGATGAGAAAGCACTGATCCGTTCCACCGGGCTGACCTGTTTTACGATGCATGAAATTGACCGTCTCGGTATTGAGAAGGTGGTGCTTGAAGCACTTCGAATCGCTGGTAACGGCACCGATGGGGTGCATCTCAGCTTTGACATCGACAGCGTTGATCCGATTGAGGCACCAGGTACGGGGACACCTGTCAGAGGCGGACTCAGCTACCGTGAGGCGCATCTTTCACTCGAGCTCCTGAGTGAATCCGGACGGATTACTTCTGCCGAGTTTGTTGAGGTGAATCCGCTCCTGGACCGGAATAATCAGACGTCGAAGCTGGCTGTGGAGCTGATCGGCTCCCTATTCGGCAGCCGAATCCTCTGA
- a CDS encoding ornithine--oxo-acid transaminase, whose product MATTEQVLQMMERYSASNYLPLPIVIERAEGVWVEDAGGRRYLDMLSAYSALNHGHRHPKIIQALKEQAEKVTLTSRAFHSEVLAQFVRRLAEFAGKDKILAMNSGAEAVETALKMARRWAYRVKGVEENRAEIIVCDGNFHGRTLTITSFSTEGAYKQDFGPFTPGFKSVPYGDLEALRAAITPDTAAFLVEPVQGEAGIIIPPERFLSEAYELCRQQRVLFIADEIQTGFGRTGKKFACDWEAVVPDVYILGKALGGGVIPISAVAADDAIMNVFEPGSHGSTFGGNPLACAVALAALDVMEEERLVERSEELGRYFMKKLTSIRHPDIVSVRGRGLLIGIRLSVPARPYCEALARIGLLCKETHETTIRLAPPLVITEEELNFALSRIEEVFASQGEA is encoded by the coding sequence ATGGCCACAACGGAACAAGTTCTGCAAATGATGGAGAGATACAGCGCGAGTAATTACCTTCCGCTCCCGATTGTCATCGAGAGGGCTGAAGGGGTATGGGTCGAGGATGCGGGAGGCCGTCGTTATCTTGATATGCTGAGCGCATATTCCGCGTTGAATCACGGTCACCGGCACCCCAAGATCATACAGGCGCTGAAAGAGCAGGCGGAAAAAGTGACGCTGACCTCAAGAGCGTTTCATAGTGAGGTGCTTGCACAGTTTGTGCGAAGGCTTGCGGAATTTGCCGGAAAAGACAAAATTCTTGCGATGAACTCCGGGGCGGAAGCGGTGGAAACTGCACTGAAAATGGCGAGGCGCTGGGCTTACCGGGTCAAAGGAGTGGAGGAGAACCGTGCGGAGATCATTGTCTGCGATGGCAATTTTCATGGACGGACATTAACCATTACGTCTTTCTCAACGGAAGGGGCATACAAACAGGATTTCGGTCCGTTTACGCCGGGGTTCAAAAGTGTTCCATATGGTGATCTTGAAGCGCTCCGGGCTGCGATTACGCCGGATACGGCTGCTTTTCTGGTGGAGCCGGTGCAGGGAGAGGCGGGGATTATCATACCTCCGGAGCGGTTTTTATCCGAGGCTTATGAGCTTTGCCGCCAGCAGCGCGTGCTGTTTATTGCAGATGAGATCCAGACGGGCTTTGGACGTACGGGCAAAAAATTCGCCTGTGATTGGGAGGCTGTAGTGCCGGATGTGTACATCCTGGGCAAGGCGCTTGGAGGCGGTGTGATTCCAATTTCGGCGGTTGCCGCGGATGATGCAATCATGAATGTATTTGAACCAGGCTCGCATGGCTCCACCTTCGGGGGGAATCCGTTGGCCTGTGCAGTGGCGCTGGCGGCACTGGATGTCATGGAGGAGGAAAGACTGGTGGAGCGGTCTGAGGAGCTTGGGCGTTATTTTATGAAAAAGCTTACATCCATCAGACATCCCGATATTGTTTCGGTCCGCGGACGCGGCCTATTGATCGGGATCCGGCTCTCAGTGCCTGCAAGGCCATACTGCGAAGCACTGGCAAGGATTGGACTTCTGTGTAAGGAAACGCATGAGACGACCATTCGGCTGGCGCCGCCTCTGGTCATCACGGAAGAGGAGCTGAACTTTGCTCTGAGCCGGATTGAAGAGGTGTTTGCCAGTCAAGGGGAGGCTTGA
- a CDS encoding thioredoxin family protein: MERIQTEKQYEDLINRDGLTVIKYDATWCPDCKTLDKFLPDIMTKHSDKEFYAMDVEQFEDITSKNDVRGIPSLLVYKNGEKLAHLHSKFAKTPAEISEYLETLESKK; this comes from the coding sequence ATGGAACGTATTCAAACGGAAAAGCAATACGAGGATTTGATCAACCGAGACGGACTAACCGTCATTAAATATGACGCAACCTGGTGTCCGGACTGCAAGACGCTGGACAAATTTCTGCCGGACATCATGACGAAGCATTCGGATAAAGAATTCTATGCCATGGATGTGGAGCAGTTCGAGGATATCACCAGCAAAAACGATGTGCGCGGAATTCCGAGTCTTCTGGTATACAAGAACGGTGAGAAGCTAGCCCATTTGCACAGCAAATTCGCGAAGACACCGGCCGAGATATCCGAGTACCTGGAAACGCTGGAGTCCAAAAAATAA
- a CDS encoding YdeI family protein gives MKKAEGQAEWPLLLCESQSDWEAWLEQNHHLSKGVRLQIAKKNSGFDSVSYDEALDSAICYGWIDSRKEKLDEKSWIQRFGPRGKDSIWSQVNRGKVQRLTEEGRMKPAGLQAVETARSNGRWEAAYESQSRSTLPEELEAAFVEHPDAKAFYETLNSQNKFAITFRIKNAKKPETRKRKVDEFVRMLENGEKIYP, from the coding sequence ATGAAGAAAGCGGAAGGACAAGCGGAATGGCCGCTGTTGTTATGTGAGAGTCAGTCTGACTGGGAGGCTTGGCTGGAGCAGAATCATCATCTTTCAAAGGGTGTCAGGCTGCAGATTGCCAAGAAGAATTCGGGATTTGATTCCGTGAGCTATGACGAAGCGCTGGACAGCGCGATTTGCTACGGCTGGATTGACAGCCGCAAGGAAAAGCTGGATGAAAAGAGCTGGATTCAGCGCTTTGGACCCCGGGGGAAAGACAGTATCTGGTCACAGGTGAACCGGGGAAAGGTCCAGCGTTTGACGGAGGAAGGGCGGATGAAGCCCGCGGGACTTCAGGCGGTCGAGACGGCAAGAAGCAACGGTCGCTGGGAAGCGGCGTATGAATCTCAAAGCCGTAGCACACTGCCGGAGGAATTGGAGGCCGCTTTTGTCGAGCATCCGGACGCGAAGGCATTTTATGAGACCTTGAACAGCCAAAATAAATTTGCGATCACGTTCCGGATCAAAAATGCGAAGAAGCCTGAAACCCGCAAAAGAAAAGTGGATGAGTTCGTCCGCATGCTCGAAAACGGGGAGAAAATATATCCGTAA
- a CDS encoding class I SAM-dependent methyltransferase produces MNDKRFDPARIAKLDNPERRKNLPPEQLLDLLGLTGSEDILDVGAGGGYFTFPAVERTSGIVYALDAQSAMLEYLKSRMEEQKTGRIEIIQGEAEHIPMEDEKVDAVICSMVLHEVDPPEQGLREIQRVLKKGGRALCIEWEHVETESGPPQNHRISSSEMTRVLEGMGFKVLNRQPWTEAFYSIVFEK; encoded by the coding sequence ATGAACGATAAACGTTTTGACCCGGCACGGATTGCCAAGCTGGACAACCCCGAGCGAAGAAAGAATCTTCCGCCGGAGCAGCTTCTGGATCTGCTCGGTTTAACAGGTAGTGAGGATATTCTGGATGTGGGAGCAGGCGGTGGATACTTTACCTTTCCGGCTGTGGAGAGAACCAGCGGCATCGTGTACGCGCTAGATGCCCAGTCCGCAATGCTGGAATATTTGAAAAGCCGCATGGAGGAGCAGAAGACCGGCCGTATTGAGATCATCCAGGGCGAAGCGGAGCATATCCCGATGGAGGATGAGAAGGTGGATGCCGTCATCTGTTCCATGGTGCTTCATGAGGTGGATCCGCCGGAGCAGGGACTCCGGGAAATCCAGCGTGTCTTGAAAAAGGGTGGTCGTGCGCTGTGCATTGAATGGGAGCATGTCGAAACAGAAAGTGGGCCGCCACAGAACCATCGTATTTCCTCCAGCGAAATGACGCGTGTTTTGGAGGGAATGGGTTTTAAGGTGCTAAATCGGCAGCCGTGGACAGAAGCGTTCTACAGCATCGTTTTTGAAAAATAG
- a CDS encoding response regulator encodes MRAALAEGQQFALTYQKGSLEANHYEGVQNVLKAVLIDDENPALLQLERLIHADGRLEICGKFTRIGSGLEHVAENQADVVFLDIEMPGMNGLEAGEKLMAMIPDLQIVFVTAYNHYAIEAFELNALDYLLKPVDPVRFAKTVSRIESQLKITQEQTGVQVPAESMVICFKRLLLGDNVAAGSLLKWRTQKAQELFAFLLHQQGRWVTKDTILETLWPQLKLDKATTQLHTSVYQVRKILKQWGVRALIEFAHDSYRLLRTGFTTDVDLFMHSSQIGPVTSEQEWQQLEQTLNLYQGDYLEEHDYFWAKPVREELLRRYIHCSIAAAAYETQIGRERQALQRLLSLKMKEPYSDEICQSIMRVYHAQGNQAAVASEYLSFVSLIGAELETKPEAETIRLYNELMTIG; translated from the coding sequence TTGAGAGCAGCCCTGGCAGAGGGACAACAGTTCGCTTTGACGTACCAAAAGGGAAGCTTGGAGGCAAATCATTATGAAGGGGTGCAAAACGTATTGAAGGCTGTTCTGATTGACGATGAGAACCCGGCACTGCTTCAGCTGGAAAGGTTGATTCATGCGGATGGCCGGCTGGAGATATGCGGTAAATTTACTCGTATTGGATCGGGCCTGGAGCATGTGGCGGAGAACCAGGCGGATGTCGTCTTTTTGGATATTGAAATGCCGGGCATGAACGGTTTGGAGGCAGGGGAAAAGCTGATGGCGATGATTCCGGATCTTCAGATTGTGTTCGTGACGGCATACAACCATTATGCGATTGAGGCTTTTGAGCTTAATGCCCTGGATTATTTGTTAAAACCTGTCGATCCGGTGAGGTTCGCCAAGACGGTAAGCCGTATCGAATCACAGCTGAAAATAACACAGGAGCAGACGGGTGTACAGGTCCCTGCAGAATCCATGGTCATATGTTTCAAGCGTTTATTGCTTGGCGATAACGTTGCGGCAGGCAGCTTGCTGAAATGGAGAACGCAAAAAGCGCAGGAATTGTTCGCTTTTTTACTTCATCAGCAGGGTCGGTGGGTAACGAAGGATACTATTCTGGAGACGCTGTGGCCCCAGCTTAAACTGGATAAGGCAACGACACAGCTGCACACCTCTGTTTATCAGGTACGGAAGATACTGAAACAGTGGGGCGTTAGGGCTCTGATTGAATTCGCACATGACAGCTACCGCTTGCTGCGGACTGGATTTACAACAGACGTGGACCTGTTCATGCACAGCAGCCAAATCGGACCGGTAACCTCGGAGCAGGAATGGCAGCAGCTCGAACAGACGTTGAACCTATATCAAGGGGATTACCTGGAAGAGCATGATTATTTTTGGGCCAAGCCCGTGCGGGAAGAACTGCTGCGCAGATATATTCACTGTTCAATCGCAGCGGCGGCATATGAGACGCAGATAGGAAGAGAACGCCAGGCACTGCAGCGGCTGCTTTCATTAAAGATGAAAGAGCCTTACTCAGATGAGATATGCCAGAGCATTATGAGGGTTTATCATGCGCAGGGGAATCAAGCGGCGGTCGCCAGCGAGTACCTGAGCTTTGTTTCTCTCATCGGGGCTGAGCTGGAAACAAAACCGGAAGCGGAGACCATAAGGCTTTACAACGAGCTGATGACTATTGGTTAA